GATTGGTCTTGTCCTTCAGCTAATTAAGGCCAATTATTTAATCGAGCTTCAAATACATAATGACCACAAACAGGGGTATTTCTCTAGTGCACGACAGCAAGGTAACATGGCGCTTTTCATCAAGAATCTAAAAGCGTTCATAAATAAGGAAAACTTTGACTTTGAGAATCCCCATATCACTCTGAAAGCTTTTCATCCCCAAATCTATATAATGTACATGATAAATGGAATATTCTTCAACAACAGAAACAGTAAGATCAGGTAGGTGATGCGTAAGTTATTTTGTTaatgacttacatcagtattcttagatgttcagtcatgagcaatataatgtaagtacccactttaggactctggcgcactaacatatttgacatttagtgagacttacagttcgttttgtcaaaaaagttaatgtgacatggtaccaaagtgtatatgtcgtggccagatcatagaattgaccatttcatgaaatgatcgaccatttcatgaaatggtcgtatttcatgaaatggccaacttcaactgaccatatcgtttaaacgtcagcgtttaatgatatttccatccacgtttggccatatcattaatgtagggtgtccatgataagtggtgtaataaaaacgcgaaataaggtaggaagtaatgtattactctagtacaaagtacaaaaatgtttaaagtcaattaaaaattaaaaagtcattttcgattaacggagtgttgatgtagttgacatatacgccgtaactgcatctcgctttgaagtcgtcgtcatattttttgacactatttcatgccattggtcatcattcagtatacttttcgtgtgtaagataaacatactggcggcgtaggggtggcccaagggccacccccgccgcaccctaacctactgttatgccttgtaaaaattataaaaaaaaggattatgataatttaaattatgacaaaaacatttatgcgttttaatagaatcctgtttcaagtagttaatgccatctgcggcatatctacaataagtcacgtcaaaaaaagaaactttacggacagtaggatcgtctatatttttcttttttaaaattaatatctcttcattcgcagttttaattacttatatcatatttcgaaatccaataatagtccatcgatttacgtagcgtggtcactcgaccttcattatttgccatataacctaaaaataaaaataaagttgctgtatactgttaatacgagtttttcttttcaccttagtgtcaaaacattgcttcaatgcacttttatcttgtatttgctcattattattcgtattattcgcgtccacacaagaataattattgtccgccgccattatgcaaaacataaacaaagcgacaccagcgccactaccggtggataatgttactattttacgatatgatcactaacgtttggccatatcatgaagtaatcatgcatttagttggtcatatcgttaaacgttttgtgttcattgatctggccaaaccacatcatgatgtggccaacgaatgttgttctatttcatgaaatacgaccatttcatgaaatggtcgatcatttcatgaaatgatcaattctatgatatggccacgatatatatatatttatgctcgtgaccgtacagcgacatctatatttttttgggaacgcaGCCTGGTTGGTGAAGGTTTGAATTCCTTTTTGTACGTATTCCAGATACGTGTATCCGATGCTTAACACTACGATGGCGTTGATAGCGAGTGCGTTCCAGATGATGTTCATGTACCGAGGAGTCACGATCGAGGACTACGCGTTCGCCTCGGAGTCCTTCTGCTACGTAGTGATCCTCGGCACTGCTCCCCTCGTCTACATCAGCACTCTCTATAACacagacatcatcatcacacAGCTCAATGAAATGGATAAGGACTTCATCTTTATAAGTAGTCTGACGACGAAGCATAGgtattaaacaaataatatattattatattcttccaccaacccgcagtggagcagcatggtggtgtatgctccataccccctccggttgattgatgggaggcctgtgcccagcagtgggacgtatataggctgattatgtatgtattatattcttctcctccgtggtctagtggttagagcgttgggctcacgatcaagatgttcaggttcgattcccgttgcggacactgtcgaaatcactttctgagatcGTGTTCTGTTTGGTAAGGcctcaatcacctgattgtctaaaaaataaaacgattctgtgcttcggagggcacattaagccgttggtcctggctattaacAAAACggccctctccggttgattgtggcgAGGTATGTGCTAAACaatgggacgtatgtaggctgtttatgttatgtaagtattgtCATTTTATTTCCTGAACTTTCGTTTATAATGTGATTTTATCATACTTACTTAGAACATAATATATGAacattattttaatagcaaGAGTTAACTGGTTAATAAAATAGAAGAATAAATCTCTAAATCTTAactcacaaactgtacctacaccttgggaattgcgagacattcccgccacaagtatcctaggattacttaatgggaggtctcggccacgatgtacttaaataaaatttgggAAATAaagattagatagatagatagatagatagatagaacgtttatttgcatttattttatttttatttatttatttaataactaatatGTAAAATATGTTTGCAATACTTCGTAAATAATGGTACCTAGGTAAATTCCATTAAAATGACGCACATCTAGGTATCTGTCAATAAGTATCATGTCTGTCTTTTGCTATCTACTATTCTGTAAATCCGTAATATCAGAATTAGACAATGCCactttaattagttttttttgacgttactaattgtagatttgccggatatggcattaactaggtaTTTGGCCGGATTAATTCGTTAATTCACCCGTTAGCTGATTTGGTGATAGGGAAGTAGATAAAATCTAAATCCCTAAGTGGAGTTAGGAAGTTTTTGATCTTCAAAAACTTTGGCtgttcaaaattttaaattaagtactttcagaggtcgatgaggtgtggatactttgttcttcttgtgatggatgtacctctgatgaCCGCGTAGGGATATAAtcatgttatattttttcaGAGATCATTTCCTGAAGGGTCAACTGATAATTTGGCAGCTGTGTTTAGCGTGGTTCGCGTTCTGCACGGTTGTTTGTGGCATGTACATCGTGAACACATTTGTTCTCCTTTTTCACTACAGTCTAATAGCCACCCAGGATGAACATATGATCAGGCCATTGATCTTCCCCATGTGGCTCCCCGAAGACGACCCCTACAGGACACCTAATTACGAAATATTCATgttctttcaaattgttttgaTTTCAATTATTTATCAGAACTTTTGCGGTTAGTATTTTACTGTTACTGTGTTAAGTGGCTACAAATATACactatatacacatatattaGATCTCTActacacatacataattatataggtacttctAGGCATTTACTGGCTAAGCGTATATCTACTACCTTGGCCATATCTTCACATACCATCAGATtgatgagattgtggtcaaacgcaaacctatttttatccAACTGCGACGAAGCAAACAGGAGGTAGTCCTGCCccccaatctgtcctaagaattCGTCTACTACATCATACGACCACAGCAGTCTTCTGATTCTGAACGACACTTTATATGTAATACCATCGTATTGAATTCAAATGGAGGAGAAATATTTCCTTGTATCATACTTTTAGTGCGATTTTTCGTAGGTAGGTAGAATTTCCCTAGTCGGGTTTTAACTTTGAGTTAAAaatgaaaaccttttttataGTACTAACCTGATATCAcagaatgaggaataataccACGTACTAATACTATAACAAAATCATCTTCTCATCACTAGTGGATCTCCACTCTATCAGGGTTTACGGGAGTGTGTTTATGTAGTtacctacaatttttttttcgtagttgttacattaaggccatgttgtttttattacaaaatgtagAGTTTCGCTCCACGAAATGGCATCAACGGGTTGCGAGGAAAGATGTAGGTTTTTTAGGATGTAGGGATTTCCTCCGTGGTTCGAATCCTGCCTACGATATGCCGGCGCCTGCCACTGTTTCACTGACTAGACAAATTAGTATTAGGTaacttaatttacttacttaattacttcACTCGCTATAatgctatattttatttatattgaacgAATACcgaatacattttatttgacgTAGATCGGCATCACGGCCGTTGTCAATAATCTTGGTTTGGCTTATTAAAGTAAAAGTTGTTACttattttgtatcaaaagtTACTTTAGTTAGCAGAAATCATGCATAATATATAGATGTCTGGGACCTTCCAGGTTcttaactacctacttacttattagataggtactttttatgggtactttttaatttatcacTGGACTGCCAGGTTACGTGTACATTCAATTCCACATTCTCATACACTACTACACTATAATGGACGTGATCATACTTGACTTTGAGGATATATTTGATGACCTGGATGAGTCTGTGGTGGACTTGAAGAAAGACGACTCTCGCCGGGTTGAGGTCCAGCTCATTCTCAACAGCAGGATGAAGAGAATCGTGCAATGGCATATCTCGGTTATCAAGTAGGTGACCTATCGCCTATAttgtttatataagtaagtttttaataataatgcaCCACTTGACTGCGATaaagaaataggtacttaaatgtattttttaaagtgaGCGGGTTGTATTTTAAAGATCacattttactttataaagATTAAGAAGTAATAAGTTTACTTTGACAACTTATCGAATGCTTGCAGTTTATGTAGTTCTTATACATATTAGGGTAAATTGGGGTAATGGGAGTCACTTTAACGAAAATCGTATTCCAaaataatatctttatgtacCTATTGCAACCAACTCATATCAAAGTCTACTTAATTGGCTATTATTTGCAACGCAACAACACACAGCTAAGCGTAGATAACATGAAATGGCGGCCAGGTCACGTGCGCGTGGTTTAGTGTTTGTTGTTTTGTACATTACGTGGGTGACTCCCATTGCCTGATCTTCCCCTAATATatctaatcatttatttaaagatatttataaGGATGTATaaacactactactacttacgagtaggtactgcggggcggaacgcaagagggaaaccactgcttttccctaaaaaagtagcatggagaatgctataagGATATAGATAAGGAAATATGATTTAAATAGAGAAATAGGTACTATTTTCTCTAGCGGCAATTTATTTTTCCACCACGTGCTGGCATGCATAGGTGCCAGTTACTGGCATGTGCAATCCGAATATTCCTACTAATATAGGTTTACTTTTTAGGTCTTTGGACACGTTATCTTCGGTATACGGACCTCCGCTTGTATACCAAGTGATGTTTAGTTCGGTAGCAATTTGTATAATGGCATATCAAGTAGTCAATGTAAGTACTGTTTGTTCAATAAATCTAGACCACTTAGGGACGCAATTCAAATTACTGCGGCGTTGGTCTTTTCTGATGCTAAATGGTTCCCAGGATCTACCTCTTTTTGCCATAAACTATAATTATAACCTGGTCAATGTCGTTGTTGAATTGCGTTATCTATTAATTAATACCtactaaattatttatcaatCGAATTCTGTTTGCAGCAATTGGAGAACGGAAAAGTTGATTTTCTCTTCGCAATGCTTTGGTTTGGTGCGTGCGTCCAACTTTGGATACCATGCTACCTCGGAACTTTGATGAGAGATAAAGTTAGTATCGAAATGCTTAAGCGCCTACGATTCAATATTAGCGATCTATTTCGTGATTGCTCATTGGTTATTTGCAGGGGTTCGCAATGGCGGATGCGTGTTGGTATTCTGGTTGGTCAAATACTAAGCTGAGTATTATGTTACGAAACGAAATAGTTTTATTCATATCAAAGACACAGCAACCTCTCATTATTAAGTTTACTGCGCTGCCTAACCTAACGCTCGAAACATTCTCTTCGGTACGTAAGGCTAATGTGTTTATTTACAGTAAAATGTTTTCAGATATTTCGTTATTGAATAAGCTGTTTTTTTCAGATTATGAGCTCGTCCTACTCGTATTTCAACATGCTACGCCAGTCAACTAAAGACTAAAGGAACCGAATATAAGAAaagagtaaaaaaaatgttgtttcatttaatttattgagTTACCCTTAccttacaataaatacattaaaagaTATAATGACTAGTTAACAGAGAGTGTTCATTTTAACCACAATGTTTCTGAAGTGAAAGGATATTGCACTCAAGAGTCTAGTGACGTATTTGTGTATGTTTTATCCATCTAATTATGTACAGTTTTCAATATATTGAACCCTTATGTTCAGGTAATAAGAAATATATTGTAACTGGCCCTTTGGATGTGTGAACAATTTCTGTATGTCTTATAAGCATAGTGGCAGCTAGACCATACATCAGACATGGTATACctgaaaaaaaagaaaccagTACTTAAAACCTGTTGTATGAATAACAATAAGAATTGTTGtattgaataagaataaaatttcTGACTGAAAATTTCAAAGTATATAATTAAAAGCATAGGTATAAGTAGTTTATTGGTTTTTATCATTTCTGGGATAGTAATAAGAAAGCTgcatattataagtacttacctaaattagCAACTTTAATAACTCTCATGAATTTATCGGAATAATTTAGATCTTCAGCTTTTTTCTTTGAGCAGTGGTATTTGATATAGGGGAAGCAACCAGTCCTTAAAATTTGATAGTTCGACTTGCCCACCTTCCAGTTGAAGTTCGACATACCAAATTGATCATCCTTTACACTACTGTActgaaataaatacaaacattttGTAGAAAAATGAAACATCAAAACTCAAAAACATTATTGCAGCTGGTCTTTAATGGTGACTTGTGGGCCTGCTcaacccattagggattgcaagcgtgagtttacgtattaaaatattacatatcACTACTACATTCATTACCTTAACAAAATATGATGTCCATGGAGGTTCATTACATTGCGCCaaatacgcggtaagaacttcAGACGCGGTTGGCCTCgaaaatattgaaaaatgtGCTACAGACATGACCCATACTTTGGTACTGTTAATAATCGGCCactaattatgtacattatgttaaaaacaataatacgaATGTTACGTAAATGAAAACGTAAATAACTATCGGTTCATGATGAATTTCTTTTATCTTTTGTTATAAGTTACCATAATTAATCAATGTGCCTGGATGTATGTAGTATTAGCTTCGCATTGGTCTGCACTTCCTCCAAATAGAAACAAGTGCAGATTATTTGTACTCAAATCGAAATTAATTACGGATCAATAACGACCATAACAAAAAGC
The Pectinophora gossypiella chromosome 9, ilPecGoss1.1, whole genome shotgun sequence genome window above contains:
- the LOC126369875 gene encoding odorant receptor 4-like isoform X1 → MALFIKNLKAFINKENFDFENPHITLKAFHPQIYIMYMINGIFFNNRNSKIRYVYPMLNTTMALIASAFQMMFMYRGVTIEDYAFASESFCYVVILGTAPLVYISTLYNTDIIITQLNEMDKDFIFISSLTTKHRDHFLKGQLIIWQLCLAWFAFCTVVCGMYIVNTFVLLFHYSLIATQDEHMIRPLIFPMWLPEDDPYRTPNYEIFMFFQIVLISIIYQNFCGYVYIQFHILIHYYTIMDVIILDFEDIFDDLDESVVDLKKDDSRRVEVQLILNSRMKRIVQWHISVIKSLDTLSSVYGPPLVYQVMFSSVAICIMAYQVVNQLENGKVDFLFAMLWFGACVQLWIPCYLGTLMRDKGFAMADACWYSGWSNTKLSIMLRNEIVLFISKTQQPLIIKFTALPNLTLETFSSIMSSSYSYFNMLRQSTKD
- the LOC126369875 gene encoding uncharacterized protein LOC126369875 isoform X3, which produces MALFIKNLKAFINKENFDFENPHITLKAFHPQIYIMYMINGIFFNNRNSKIRYVYPMLNTTMALIASAFQMMFMYRGVTIEDYAFASESFCYVVILGTAPLVYISTLYNTDIIITQLNEMDKDFIFISSLTTKHRDHFLKGQLIIWQLCLAWFAFCTVVCGMYIVNTFVLLFHYSLIATQDEHMIRPLIFPMWLPEDDPYRTPNYEIFMFFQIVLISIIYQNFCGYVYIQFHILIHYYTIMDVIILDFEDIFDDLDESVVDLKKDDSRRVEVQLILNSRMKRIVQWHISVIKSLDTLSSVYGPPLVYQVMFSSVAICIMAYQVVNQLENGKVDFLFAMLWFGACVQLWIPCYLGTLMRDKIMSSSYSYFNMLRQSTKD
- the LOC126369875 gene encoding odorant receptor 85c-like isoform X2, with the translated sequence MYMINGIFFNNRNSKIRYVYPMLNTTMALIASAFQMMFMYRGVTIEDYAFASESFCYVVILGTAPLVYISTLYNTDIIITQLNEMDKDFIFISSLTTKHRDHFLKGQLIIWQLCLAWFAFCTVVCGMYIVNTFVLLFHYSLIATQDEHMIRPLIFPMWLPEDDPYRTPNYEIFMFFQIVLISIIYQNFCGYVYIQFHILIHYYTIMDVIILDFEDIFDDLDESVVDLKKDDSRRVEVQLILNSRMKRIVQWHISVIKSLDTLSSVYGPPLVYQVMFSSVAICIMAYQVVNQLENGKVDFLFAMLWFGACVQLWIPCYLGTLMRDKGFAMADACWYSGWSNTKLSIMLRNEIVLFISKTQQPLIIKFTALPNLTLETFSSIMSSSYSYFNMLRQSTKD
- the LOC126369894 gene encoding uncharacterized protein C15orf61 isoform X2: MNLHGHHILLSSVKDDQFGMSNFNWKVGKSNYQILRTGCFPYIKYHCSKKKAEDLNYSDKFMRVIKVANLGIPCLMYGLAATMLIRHTEIVHTSKGPVTIYFLLPEHKGSIY
- the LOC126369894 gene encoding uncharacterized protein C15orf61 isoform X3 translates to MYSSVKDDQFGMSNFNWKVGKSNYQILRTGCFPYIKYHCSKKKAEDLNYSDKFMRVIKVANLGIPCLMYGLAATMLIRHTEIVHTSKGPVTIYFLLPEHKGSIY
- the LOC126369894 gene encoding uncharacterized protein C15orf61 isoform X1, which codes for MSVAHFSIFSRPTASEVLTAYLAQCNEPPWTSYFVKYSSVKDDQFGMSNFNWKVGKSNYQILRTGCFPYIKYHCSKKKAEDLNYSDKFMRVIKVANLGIPCLMYGLAATMLIRHTEIVHTSKGPVTIYFLLPEHKGSIY
- the LOC126369894 gene encoding uncharacterized protein C15orf61 homolog isoform X4, giving the protein MSNFNWKVGKSNYQILRTGCFPYIKYHCSKKKAEDLNYSDKFMRVIKVANLGIPCLMYGLAATMLIRHTEIVHTSKGPVTIYFLLPEHKGSIY